A genome region from Blautia coccoides includes the following:
- a CDS encoding shikimate kinase, translating to MKRNIVLIGMPGVGKSTVGVILAKVLGYQFIDADLVIQERENRLLSEIIAQDGLEGFLKAEENANIQVAKEAKKAVIATGGSVVYCGQAMERLSETGQIVYLKLDYDTLDKRLSNLKGRGVVLKDGQDLRGLYDERIPLYEKYADITVDEKNLDVEETLQKIVERLKR from the coding sequence ATGAAGAGAAACATAGTATTGATCGGAATGCCCGGTGTGGGCAAAAGTACGGTTGGAGTCATTCTGGCAAAAGTGCTGGGCTATCAGTTCATAGACGCGGATCTGGTGATCCAGGAGAGGGAGAACCGGCTGCTGAGTGAGATCATTGCCCAGGATGGGCTGGAAGGATTTCTAAAGGCAGAAGAAAATGCCAATATCCAGGTTGCGAAAGAGGCAAAAAAAGCAGTTATTGCCACAGGTGGGAGCGTGGTGTACTGCGGACAGGCCATGGAGCGGCTGTCAGAGACGGGTCAGATCGTCTATCTGAAGCTGGATTATGATACCCTTGACAAACGCCTCAGTAATTTGAAGGGACGGGGCGTTGTCTTAAAGGACGGTCAGGACTTGAGAGGACTTTACGATGAGCGCATACCTCTGTACGAAAAGTATGCGGATATTACAGTTGATGAGAAAAATCTGGACGTGGAGGAAACTTTACAGAAAATAGTAGAAAGACTGAAGCGGTGA
- a CDS encoding flavin reductase family protein, which produces MAKIEWKPGNMLYPLPAVMVTVADEEGHDNIITVAWAGTVCTNPPMVSISVRPERYSYKMLCSTREFVINLTTEKLAYATDYCGVRSGRDVDKFKMAHLTREEASHVGAPMIKESPVSIECRVKEIMEYGSHSMFLADVLAVHVDKEYMDEKGKFDLALANPIVYSHGEYYGLGKKLGTFGYSIKKRRKKKSKK; this is translated from the coding sequence ATGGCTAAAATAGAATGGAAGCCCGGAAATATGCTTTACCCGCTGCCCGCTGTGATGGTGACAGTGGCGGATGAAGAAGGGCATGACAATATCATCACCGTGGCATGGGCAGGGACGGTGTGCACCAACCCGCCCATGGTATCCATCTCCGTAAGGCCGGAGCGCTATTCTTATAAAATGCTCTGCAGCACAAGGGAGTTTGTTATAAATCTGACTACGGAAAAGCTGGCATATGCCACGGATTACTGCGGGGTAAGATCAGGCAGGGATGTGGACAAGTTCAAAATGGCACATCTCACCAGAGAGGAAGCATCCCATGTGGGCGCCCCAATGATAAAAGAGTCACCGGTTTCCATAGAGTGCCGGGTGAAGGAGATCATGGAGTACGGAAGCCACAGCATGTTCCTTGCAGACGTGCTGGCTGTACATGTGGATAAAGAATATATGGATGAGAAGGGCAAATTTGACCTGGCTCTTGCCAATCCCATTGTATACTCCCACGGGGAGTATTATGGCCTTGGGAAAAAGCTGGGAACCTTCGGATACAGTATTAAGAAGCGCAGAAAGAAGAAAAGCAAAAAATGA
- a CDS encoding glycoside hydrolase family 31 protein produces the protein MVFSILENEYWYGGYVYGSHVQPYHAASEAEIDLRRNDSTNQAVPFFVSTKGRYLWCEEGFLLHFGAGNITIDRDVELREGYVNLKGAYLAACKEHFPFSDVRLSDEFFKNPVYNSWIELTFWQNEKDILSYADHILENGMPAGVLMIDDGWSDYYGKWAFSREKFPHAEEMLKTLHSKGFSVMLWICPYITPDTLQYRQARDMDILIKNPDGKPLITEWWNGYSAALDLSAPAAVEWLDEQLEALRAIGVDGFKFDGADVLYYPDDIVTSGGVTPNEMARLWCAYAEKYPFNELRVAFKAGGMSLMQRLCDKPHNWGEEGIMALLPDTLMQGITGHPFGSPDMIGGGEYMNFQENSDNLDQELFNRHSEIACLLPVMQFSAAPWRVLGQDSYEKILKSVKLRERYMPRILELAHHAAQTGEPIARYMAYEFPEGGYEDINDQFMLGEDILVAPICEKGRTSRNVAVPKGKWRFLGTVIESEGAAMELTPEDGEPIVLEKCD, from the coding sequence ATGGTATTTTCAATTTTGGAAAATGAATACTGGTATGGCGGATATGTGTACGGCTCACATGTGCAGCCCTATCATGCTGCCAGTGAAGCAGAGATCGACCTGCGCAGAAATGACAGCACAAATCAGGCAGTGCCTTTCTTTGTATCTACAAAAGGCCGCTATCTCTGGTGCGAAGAGGGATTTCTTCTTCATTTCGGAGCCGGGAATATTACCATTGACCGGGATGTAGAATTGAGGGAAGGTTATGTAAACTTAAAAGGGGCGTATCTTGCCGCCTGTAAGGAGCATTTTCCGTTCAGCGATGTCAGGTTGAGTGACGAATTTTTCAAAAACCCGGTCTATAATTCCTGGATAGAACTTACTTTTTGGCAGAATGAGAAGGATATCCTCAGCTATGCGGATCATATCCTGGAAAACGGCATGCCCGCAGGTGTGCTGATGATTGATGACGGATGGTCTGATTACTATGGAAAATGGGCTTTTAGCCGGGAAAAATTCCCTCATGCGGAGGAAATGTTAAAAACGCTCCACAGCAAAGGTTTTTCCGTAATGCTGTGGATCTGTCCGTATATCACACCGGATACCCTGCAGTACCGCCAGGCCAGGGATATGGATATCCTCATCAAAAATCCGGACGGAAAGCCGCTCATCACAGAGTGGTGGAACGGCTATTCTGCTGCCCTGGATCTGTCTGCTCCGGCGGCTGTAGAGTGGCTGGATGAGCAGTTGGAAGCTCTGAGAGCCATCGGGGTAGACGGTTTTAAGTTTGACGGAGCCGATGTGCTCTATTATCCCGACGATATTGTGACCTCTGGCGGTGTCACACCCAATGAGATGGCGCGTCTTTGGTGCGCTTATGCTGAGAAATACCCGTTTAATGAGCTGCGCGTGGCTTTTAAGGCCGGCGGAATGTCTCTGATGCAGAGGCTCTGCGATAAGCCCCATAACTGGGGGGAAGAGGGGATCATGGCACTTCTGCCCGACACTCTGATGCAGGGGATCACAGGGCATCCCTTTGGCAGCCCGGATATGATAGGCGGCGGAGAATATATGAATTTCCAGGAAAACAGCGACAATCTGGATCAGGAGCTGTTCAACCGCCACAGTGAGATCGCCTGTCTTCTGCCTGTCATGCAGTTTTCTGCTGCGCCGTGGAGGGTATTGGGGCAGGACAGCTATGAAAAGATATTAAAAAGTGTGAAGCTGAGGGAGCGGTATATGCCCCGTATCCTGGAACTTGCCCACCATGCGGCACAGACAGGGGAACCCATAGCCCGGTATATGGCTTATGAGTTTCCGGAGGGCGGATACGAAGACATCAATGACCAGTTTATGCTGGGAGAGGATATTTTGGTGGCACCTATCTGTGAAAAGGGCAGGACATCCAGGAATGTGGCTGTGCCAAAGGGAAAATGGCGTTTCCTCGGCACTGTGATCGAGAGTGAAGGCGCCGCCATGGAGCTTACTCCGGAGGATGGGGAACCGATCGTGCTCGAAAAATGCGATTAA
- a CDS encoding putative manganese-dependent inorganic diphosphatase, with product MAKQGKIYIMGHKNPDTDSICSAIAYADIKNRSGDGRRYMAKRAGQINSETEYVLKRFGMEAPGYLADVGTQVKDMEIRETPGVSSSISIKDAWAIMKESNAVTLPITKEDGQLEGLITTGDIAKSYMDAHDNYFLSNARTQYRSIANTVDGTVVTGNPHGYFVRGKVVIGAAHPDKLGEFLEEDDLVILGDRHEDHLCAIRENVSCVIVCNSAEVAENIKDAALKNDCVIIRSPLDTFTVARLINQSIPVKHIMKKDNLITFQTDDFTDDIKDVMVKNRHRAFPVVNKHGKYIGTVSRRNLLGMKKKELILVDHNEKSQAVDNIDAADILEIIDHHRLGSLETISPIMFRNQPVGCTATIMYQIYTEKAMEIQPNIAGLLCAAIISDTLMFRSPTCTHMDKMAAGALALIAGVNIEEFAKEMFTAGSNLKGKTTEGIFYQDFKRFTADDTNFGVGQISSMNEEELKDLKKRLIPFMKKECGKNGITMVFLMLTNILDESSEIICYGDGSGKLVEDAFGVTEEEDGYILQGVVSRKKQLIPALIATLQQNN from the coding sequence ATGGCAAAACAAGGGAAAATCTATATTATGGGCCATAAAAACCCGGATACGGATTCCATCTGCTCAGCTATTGCCTATGCGGATATCAAGAACCGCTCCGGTGACGGAAGAAGGTATATGGCGAAAAGGGCAGGACAGATCAACAGTGAGACGGAGTATGTGCTGAAGCGTTTCGGTATGGAGGCGCCTGGCTATCTGGCAGATGTGGGAACACAGGTGAAAGACATGGAGATCAGGGAGACGCCCGGCGTTTCCAGCAGTATTTCCATAAAGGACGCCTGGGCGATCATGAAAGAGAGTAATGCCGTGACACTGCCTATTACTAAAGAAGACGGTCAGTTAGAGGGGCTTATCACCACGGGAGATATTGCAAAATCCTATATGGATGCCCATGACAATTACTTTCTGTCAAACGCTAGAACACAGTACAGAAGTATTGCCAACACTGTGGATGGCACTGTTGTGACGGGAAATCCCCATGGATATTTTGTCAGGGGGAAAGTGGTGATCGGCGCGGCACATCCTGATAAGCTGGGTGAGTTTCTGGAGGAGGATGACTTGGTGATCCTGGGGGACAGGCATGAGGACCATCTGTGCGCCATACGGGAGAACGTGAGCTGTGTCATTGTCTGCAACAGCGCCGAGGTGGCGGAGAATATCAAGGACGCGGCTTTGAAAAATGATTGTGTGATCATCCGCTCACCTCTGGACACCTTTACTGTGGCAAGACTTATCAATCAGAGTATCCCTGTCAAACACATCATGAAGAAGGACAACCTGATCACCTTCCAGACGGATGATTTTACAGATGATATCAAGGATGTGATGGTCAAGAACAGGCACAGGGCATTCCCTGTAGTGAACAAGCATGGAAAGTATATCGGGACTGTGTCCAGACGTAACCTGCTGGGTATGAAGAAGAAAGAGCTGATCTTGGTGGATCACAATGAAAAGTCCCAGGCAGTGGACAATATTGACGCAGCGGATATTCTGGAGATCATTGACCATCACAGGCTGGGTTCGTTGGAAACCATCTCGCCGATCATGTTCCGAAATCAGCCTGTGGGATGTACAGCTACCATTATGTATCAGATTTATACGGAGAAAGCAATGGAAATACAGCCTAATATCGCAGGACTTCTCTGTGCGGCTATTATTTCCGATACCCTTATGTTCCGTTCTCCGACCTGTACCCATATGGATAAAATGGCGGCAGGGGCGCTGGCACTCATTGCCGGGGTCAATATAGAAGAGTTTGCAAAAGAGATGTTTACAGCGGGAAGCAATCTGAAAGGGAAGACCACAGAAGGTATTTTCTATCAGGATTTCAAACGTTTTACTGCAGACGATACCAATTTCGGTGTGGGACAGATTAGTTCCATGAATGAGGAAGAATTAAAAGATTTGAAAAAGCGCCTCATACCATTTATGAAGAAAGAATGCGGCAAGAACGGGATCACCATGGTATTTCTTATGCTTACCAATATACTGGACGAATCCTCAGAGATCATTTGTTACGGGGACGGAAGCGGGAAATTGGTGGAGGATGCCTTTGGCGTGACAGAGGAGGAAGACGGCTATATCCTTCAGGGAGTGGTGTCCAGGAAAAAACAGTTGATCCCTGCACTTATCGCCACGCTGCAGCAGAATAACTGA
- a CDS encoding S1 RNA-binding domain-containing protein → MAEEMKNQETMDDFAKEIDASFESFRDADMDIWEKLEKMKEDKTEFEVTIEGIVKGGAIAYVEGIRAFIPVSKLSLQYVEDPEEFLKKTLTVRVFDVNEEENNLVLSAREVLREKRDAERREKIADIKVGTVLEGTVETLQNYGAFVDLGDGISGLVHVSQISQKRIKSPKAVLSVGDKVNVKVIKNEDGKISLSMKALQEVPEEKDEFEDIEIPKSEELTTSLGSLFKNIKLD, encoded by the coding sequence ATGGCAGAAGAAATGAAAAACCAGGAAACTATGGACGATTTCGCAAAAGAGATCGATGCTTCTTTTGAAAGCTTCAGAGACGCGGATATGGACATCTGGGAAAAACTGGAGAAGATGAAAGAGGACAAGACCGAATTTGAAGTGACCATCGAAGGTATCGTAAAGGGCGGAGCTATCGCTTACGTGGAAGGCATCCGCGCTTTCATACCGGTATCTAAACTGTCCCTGCAGTACGTGGAAGATCCTGAAGAGTTCCTGAAAAAGACTCTGACGGTCCGTGTCTTCGATGTAAACGAGGAGGAAAACAATCTGGTCCTCTCAGCAAGAGAAGTCCTGAGAGAAAAAAGAGACGCTGAAAGGCGTGAAAAAATCGCTGACATCAAAGTGGGCACAGTTCTGGAAGGTACTGTTGAGACTCTGCAGAACTACGGCGCTTTCGTTGACCTGGGTGACGGCATCTCCGGCCTGGTCCATGTATCTCAGATCAGCCAGAAGAGGATCAAATCCCCGAAAGCTGTATTATCTGTAGGCGATAAGGTAAACGTCAAAGTCATCAAGAACGAAGATGGAAAGATCAGCCTCAGCATGAAAGCACTCCAGGAAGTACCTGAAGAAAAAGACGAGTTTGAGGATATCGAAATCCCCAAAAGCGAAGAGCTGACAACATCCCTTGGCTCCCTGTTTAAAAATATCAAATTGGATTAA